The genomic window TGTATACTGTTAACCTAACAAACTTGCTTTCTTTCACTGTTGGctcactcttgaattctttcctgggcagagCCAAGAACTCCCTCAGGCTGAGCCCCAATTTTGGGGTTTCCCTACATTATGACAAGACCAACCCATGTCTCCCATGTTACCATGCCTATCTAAGGATGGACACTTACAATTCAAATAGGGGAGCATATTGTAGGAATGGCATTAGGCACCACGCCTTGAAAAAACATCTGTTAGGATTGTGACTTCCCCATTCTAAACTTTCCAACCACTCCTTGCCCATTCTCTTATTCTCGCTACTTTTCTCAAAAAGGCTATGGTCCATTTAATTTCTGTTTCCTATATTACAATCGTATTCCCATCTTTCTTCACCAAATACCTTCACCTATCACCGTGACAGAGTTTTCCATGTTCTGAAAGTTCTTCCATCTCACAGCTTTAAAAATCATGCTCTTTATTCCAGAGATGTCAACTGCATTCGATCTTTGTGGAGTACACtagtttaaatattatttctgttattttaaagttAGTGGTTGTGTAGTGGTAGTAGTTGGGCATGGGAAAGTGGCATTTAGGGCAAATGTACACTGAAACACTAGCTCCTATAGCCTCAAAATGATTATTTCAACCTGAAAAACAACCCAATGAGGCACAAAAGTATGTGAATCATTCAGTACATTGCACACTGGAATATACAAGATATTATACAAAGgtcaaaattaaaacaagaacttGGCAGGTTAATAGTCCAAGTTCAGTAGTCATTTGCTGCTGGCAATTCTGCAAACTATGAGTAGCACTTGTCGTAATAGAAAAAGTTCATGCATATAAAAAATGTCAACCAACATTTAGATCATCAGCAAATAAATATCTGAgtcaatacagaaaaaaagtctCATGTTATTTAATGTCTCATGTTTTATTTCATGCAAAAATAGCATCCACGGTAAACAAAGATGTGTTTTATCCACATCATGGAAAATGTGGCCTTGTGGCACAGGTGTGCTTAAGGTCCTGTTAATAAACATACAGAGAAACCATTTTTGTAGTTCTACTAATCTTCATTGGATGCAATAAGACAATCTCATATCTGAGGTGATGGGGTCCTCAGTGTTTCAGTTAGTTAGGCAGGGTTTTAGGTGTGTCAATGATCCCAAGGCTTAGTTGCTATTCTCACAGGTCTACAAGAGGGTTAACAATGAGTACAGCTGAAAATGATGTCCATGATGCATTCATCCTAACCGAAACAGACGAGACCTATGCATCAATCTGAATACTACTTTATATAATGAtcagcaggaccctgtctcctTCCAGTGGCTAAAATTAAGGTAATTCCCAGAGTTTCAGAGAAGCCACATAATCCCATGTTACATTCACTCAAAAATGCTATACAAATTGGAGCACAGAGAATTATAGGAACTTTCCATTGAATTTCTGTGGGGAAAGAGGAGgtgataaaatgtttttttttcaatttccataGGGAAAGATGAAATGATAAAAGGTtttcaaaaaagattttttaatgtgATCAAACGTTAACCTGAATATAGTCTATGGAGAATGTGTAATTCCACTgggtaactattttaaaaaattctcactCTACTCTAAGCTCCAAAGGAAATATCTGTATCTGTCCTTTTCATGGGTTTATCTCCAGGAGCCAGCACAGAGCGtagaacatagtaggtgctcttGAACTACCTTCTACAcacatatgtgaatatattcttcTTGATCACTACTATGAATTTTTCATCCAAGAAAAACAATGCTTATTTAAAAGCAGAAGGTATTTGAGTCTACAAATCTTGCTCTTCACCTTGAAATATGAATTAACCTCCATTActacaaatagaaaattaatagaaaagaaGGAAGTTTTCATGAAGATGACTGTCAGAGAATATCATTAATTCCAATCTGTTTTGTTCAGTAAATCTATATAAAACCTTGATATACTACCTATAATGTAGTAACAATTACAGAATAGACTAACAAAAATAACTATATATGGAAGCATAttcatattctacaaaagcaCTTTCTGTCTGAAAATATGTAATACAGAAACCACAATGCAAAAGTTTCACAATTTAGGCTGTAAGAAAAACGAAAAGAGTTTGATTGGTAATTCTGGTATTTTCAATATTAGATAGCCAAACTCTTCAATGACATCTTCTACATCATCATCATTTATACTGCACCACTGAGACCCATGCTTCCCTAACGCTAATTCTATAATTTTAGGAAGACTCATAAGCTGACATTTAATATAAAGGTGCCTCATCCCCTTGTAATTCCTGGTGAATTACCTGGTGAATATTCGTACTGTTGGTTACCTCTGTCATAAAATAATGTGGTTTATGTTAAGTCACTGAGAATCTACAAAGTAAGTTACAGTCAAGACAGAACTTACCAAGCACAATGACCACAGTCTTCAGAAGACTCATCATGGTATCCCGATTCCGCCGGGGTCCAGAACTATGCCGAGACATTCTCATAGTCCTCTGGCGAACATAGCCAAAGATGTGAGCATAGAGAACCACCATTACCACAAAGGTCACCAAGTTGAAAATGGCCCAGAAGACTAAGTAAGAGTCACTGTAGAGGGGTGCCATGTTGGAACAATTTTCAATATCACAGATGCAGTTCCAACCCACACTGGGTATAGCACCCATAACAATGGCCATAGTCCAGATGACCACAATGACCACCACTACCCTCCGGTTGCTCATCCGTGTGTGGAGCTGCATGCGGAAAACCGTAATGTGCCTCTCGATTGCAATAGCCAGTAAGTTGGCCACAGATGCCGTCAGGCTGGTGTCAATGAGGCCCTGACGAAGGAGCCATGTGCTAACAGTCAGTCTCCGAGTATTGGGTCCTGTGTTGAACATCAGATAGAAGTAGGCCAACCCAGCAAAGAAGTCTGCAGCAGCCAGATTAGCCATTAGGTAATAAATAGGAAAATGGAAGCGGCGGTTGACATAGATTGCCACCATGACCAACaggttggccaacatgatgaagatACAAACAGTGATTCCAAGTCCCATCACCAGCTTGCTGACTGTGTTCCATTCTGTGGCAAGATGCTTTCCACTTCGGTTATAAAAGAAGGCAATGGACTCATTGTAGAAGCACTGTGGTTCATTCATGGCtgcaaactaaaagaaaaaggagaaaagatgatGAAAAAGAAGCCACAGGTCCAAATTTAAAGCTTATATAGATAACACAAGACTTTTATAGTACAtgcaacagaaaaacaaaagcaaataatttgAACATTTGATCCTGCATACCATCTTGTGATTATGTTGAAACTCCAAGGTTTCTCACAATATTACTGTCCTCAAGATTAAAGACAGTTGAAGTTAAATAAATGACAAGGTCTCTGCTTAGTGGTTTTATGTCATTGAAGTCTACTACAAAAGCCACATGGCCAAGAAATCTTGCTTAAAATACATGAGACAGACAAAAATTTTGCAGAACATTGCAATTGGaatatttaccataataaaatcTATTTGACCTGTTATTTAGGGAATCTGTAAACACAGTCGGTTTCTAGATAGGGTATCATTGCCCTATTATTCTGCATTTCTATTCTCACACAGTATGTTCCATGTGGGACAGACATTTTGTAATGCAGGTTCCCACAAGGACCATAATTCCAAACATTTCAAACAAGTCACTGTGCATCAAAGGTTTTTTGCCCAAAGCCAGCATTTGCTGCTCAACATTCCTGTGGTCAGCACTGCCTACCCCCACAACTCCTTAATCTCAGAATAGGACTCTCGTCAACCAATCTATGacatttgagaatttttttctttttggaggacCCAACGTAATCTCCAAAGAGCAGGTGACCCTTTGACAATGCTCTACAAGTAAAATATACTTAGATTAGATgcagcatattttttaaaatgtggagagaaaataaataacatgtttatttattcttcaaCATCATTGATAAGAatatatttgcttattatttatATTCTCATTTAAATCTAAAAAGGATTGAGacagtttaaaacaaaataatatatatttatttatataatcataatatataataatatataattattatataatatgtaattatatataatatatttaaacaaaattagaaaataagtaacaaaagagaaattagaaaattatacaCCACATAGAGTAAGTCATTCTTCTTGAAGCTCTAAGCTTACCTGGGacccctaaaattaaaaaatatatcttgaaGATAGTTCAtattctactttttcatttttattttgcattgcaTCTAATAAATTACCCAAAACATATGACACTTTTAACCTATTTTTGATCAGATATTCTACTGAATATCCATAggttgtacataaatgtttaccAAACACTAAAACTTCCAAGAACAATGTGAAACACTTAAGTGGTTAGTCTTCTCACTTACCTAGGCATCTAAAGTCTCTTTCCTTATCTAGACTTTAATAGCCTTTAGATTATGCTTCAACCATTATACTTGATACACTGAATAATTATTTATCTCTTTACTTGTCTGCTTCTTAAAGAGATCACAGtccagggcacggtggctcacatctgtaatcccagcactttgggaggccaaagtgggtggatcacttgaggtcagaagttcgagacaagcctggccaacatactgaaaccccctctctactaaaaatacagaaattagtcagacatggtggtgggcacctgtaatcccagctactcgggacgctgaagcaaaagaatcgcttgaacccgggaggtggaggttgcagtgagccaagatcatgccattgcactccagcctgagtaacaaagcaagaccccgactccatctcaaaaaaaaaaaaaaaaaaagacaaagttgaTCAAGCTGTTTCCCCACTGGACATGTTTTAAGGGCTTATGAGTGCACATTAGATAAAAGTCTAAACTCTTCAATCATCTTATCAGACCTTACTTACCTGCCTCTCCAGCCTCAACTCAAGATATTAATGACTCCAAACTCTCAGCTTCAGCTCTATTTAATGTGCTGTGCTCTCTCTCTCAACTCTGGTTCTCAACAGTGAAAACAGTGGTTTCTTGTATCAGAATTACCTGAGAGTTTGTAAAACACTTATTGCTGACATACCCCGCGAGaacttctgattcagtagatctgagaTAGGGTCCCAAGTAATGCCAAAGCTGCTGGTCCAGGGAATCACTGTATCATAATTGCTTAATTATCTGTCTGTTGATCCCCTCTACACTAGGCTATGAAACCCTATAAATGCAGAGATTCTAGCTTGCTTATTCATTGTTGTATAGTATCCAACTGTTCTATGGACTACATGCTAAATACATATtgatttccttaaaaaattaaagatatttccaaaaatgtttaaactttACAAATTTCCTTTCTGCAAAGGATATTTAAAACTTTGTCAAGACAAATATAAAAGTCTGTTCTTTTCATTAGTCTCTATAACCATTTACCTTCTCTGAATCAAGAAATGTTTAAACCAAATATCAAGCGTATATTATTTCACAGCATTCCAACTTCTGAACACCAAGTAGCAACAAAGTTAAGCAGAGATATATGCAGCTTCTTAGCCTTTCCCATAGAGAAAAACGATAAAGTTAAGGATggcaaaattaaaaagtataaattatcTCTTTAAGCCACAATGTACAAAGATAAGTACAACTGACAGATTTTTCTCTAAAGGTAGAGAAAAGTGCCCTGTCCTACGCCATTTCTTTTCTCTCAACAATTGACTATAATACCATAAAAACCATACATATTTAATGACAAAACTTGAATGATTTTTGAAACTCAATTttatcatctgtgaaatgaggaaatTGGACTAACTTATACATAAGGTATATTTCAGATTTAAAATCCTATACTAAGAGGATTCTGGATAAGAACTCTATATTTCAT from Pongo abelii isolate AG06213 chromosome 13, NHGRI_mPonAbe1-v2.0_pri, whole genome shotgun sequence includes these protein-coding regions:
- the LPAR1 gene encoding lysophosphatidic acid receptor 1 isoform X1, giving the protein MAAISTSIPVISQPQFAAMNEPQCFYNESIAFFYNRSGKHLATEWNTVSKLVMGLGITVCIFIMLANLLVMVAIYVNRRFHFPIYYLMANLAAADFFAGLAYFYLMFNTGPNTRRLTVSTWLLRQGLIDTSLTASVANLLAIAIERHITVFRMQLHTRMSNRRVVVVIVVIWTMAIVMGAIPSVGWNCICDIENCSNMAPLYSDSYLVFWAIFNLVTFVVMVVLYAHIFGYVRQRTMRMSRHSSGPRRNRDTMMSLLKTVVIVLGAFIICWTPGLVLLLLDVCCPQCDVLAYEKFFLLLAEFNSAMNPIIYSYRDKEMSATFRQILCCQRSENPTGPTEGSDRSASSLNHTILAGVHSNDHSVV
- the LPAR1 gene encoding lysophosphatidic acid receptor 1 isoform X2, with amino-acid sequence MNEPQCFYNESIAFFYNRSGKHLATEWNTVSKLVMGLGITVCIFIMLANLLVMVAIYVNRRFHFPIYYLMANLAAADFFAGLAYFYLMFNTGPNTRRLTVSTWLLRQGLIDTSLTASVANLLAIAIERHITVFRMQLHTRMSNRRVVVVIVVIWTMAIVMGAIPSVGWNCICDIENCSNMAPLYSDSYLVFWAIFNLVTFVVMVVLYAHIFGYVRQRTMRMSRHSSGPRRNRDTMMSLLKTVVIVLGAFIICWTPGLVLLLLDVCCPQCDVLAYEKFFLLLAEFNSAMNPIIYSYRDKEMSATFRQILCCQRSENPTGPTEGSDRSASSLNHTILAGVHSNDHSVV